From the Solibacillus sp. FSL R5-0449 genome, one window contains:
- the murA gene encoding UDP-N-acetylglucosamine 1-carboxyvinyltransferase codes for MERIIVTGGQTLKGTVRVEGAKNAVLPILAASLLASKDKNMIKDVPNLADVGTIGEVLKSLNAIVEYDVEKNEMMIDASMKLSSEAQFEFVSKMRASILVMGSLLARNGYARVALPGGCAIGSRPIELHLKGFEAMGAEISFGHGYVEAKVKGELKGAEIYLDFPSVGATENIMTAASLAKGTTIIENAAKEPEIVDLANFINAMGGRVIGAGTDTIRIEGVKELKGCEHYIIPDRIEAGTFMVAAAITRGDVLIENAVPEHMTALTAKMREMGVEVIEEDEGIRVRANDPLKAVDIKTMPHPGFPTDMQSQMMALMLTANGTSIITETVFENRFMHVEEFRRMNADAKIEGRSVFIEGGKKLQGAEVSATDLRAAAALILTGLVSEGVTRVTKLHHLDRGYVDFHKKLASLGAMIERIDSEEEVLQEIVVTV; via the coding sequence GTGGAGAGAATTATTGTTACTGGAGGTCAGACACTAAAAGGCACAGTACGCGTTGAAGGCGCAAAAAATGCTGTATTACCGATTTTGGCTGCTTCTCTATTAGCTTCTAAAGATAAAAATATGATTAAAGATGTACCAAACTTAGCAGATGTCGGTACGATTGGTGAAGTGTTAAAAAGTTTAAACGCGATTGTCGAATACGATGTCGAGAAAAATGAAATGATGATTGATGCCTCTATGAAGCTATCTAGTGAAGCTCAATTTGAGTTTGTAAGTAAAATGCGTGCTTCCATTTTAGTAATGGGTTCATTATTGGCACGTAATGGCTATGCACGCGTAGCATTACCAGGCGGCTGTGCAATTGGATCTCGTCCAATCGAACTTCATTTAAAAGGCTTCGAAGCTATGGGTGCAGAGATTTCCTTTGGACATGGTTATGTCGAAGCTAAAGTAAAAGGTGAACTAAAAGGCGCAGAAATCTATTTAGACTTCCCAAGTGTTGGGGCTACTGAAAACATTATGACAGCAGCATCTTTAGCAAAAGGGACGACGATTATTGAAAATGCAGCGAAAGAGCCTGAAATAGTTGATTTGGCAAACTTTATTAACGCTATGGGCGGCCGTGTAATTGGTGCCGGTACTGATACGATCCGTATCGAAGGCGTTAAAGAATTAAAAGGTTGCGAACATTATATTATTCCAGACCGTATTGAAGCCGGAACATTTATGGTAGCGGCAGCAATTACTCGCGGAGATGTTTTAATCGAAAACGCCGTACCAGAGCATATGACAGCACTAACTGCAAAAATGCGTGAAATGGGTGTAGAAGTTATCGAAGAAGATGAAGGCATCCGTGTGCGCGCAAATGACCCGTTAAAAGCGGTTGATATTAAAACGATGCCACACCCAGGTTTCCCGACAGATATGCAATCACAAATGATGGCATTAATGTTAACGGCAAACGGAACAAGTATCATTACAGAAACAGTTTTCGAAAACCGTTTCATGCATGTTGAAGAATTCCGTCGCATGAATGCTGATGCAAAGATCGAAGGGCGTTCTGTTTTCATTGAAGGCGGCAAAAAACTTCAAGGTGCCGAAGTATCAGCAACAGATTTACGTGCAGCAGCTGCACTGATCTTAACTGGTCTAGTATCTGAAGGCGTAACACGTGTTACAAAGTTACACCATTTAGACCGTGGTTATGTCGATTTCCACAAAAAACTAGCTTCTTTAGGTGCAATGATCGAACGCATCGATTCAGAAGAAGAAGTGTTACAAGAAATCGTTGTGACAGTTTAA
- the atpD gene encoding F0F1 ATP synthase subunit beta has protein sequence MNKGHVLQVMGPVVDVKFANGQLPDIYNALTVTIERPNEAPTTLALEVALHLGDDSVRTIAMSSTDGLQRGAEVTNSGAPISVPVGEATLGRVFNVLGEVIDLGEEIPADVRRDSIHREAPTFDQLSTTVEILETGIKVVDLLAPYIKGGKIGLFGGAGVGKTVLIQELINNIAQEHAGISVFAGVGERTREGNDLFFEMTDSGVIKQTAMVFGQMNEPPGARMRVALTGLTMAEFFRDEQGADVLLFIDNIFRFTQAGSEVSALLGRMPSAVGYQPTLATEMGKLQERITSTTKGSVTSIQAIYVPADDYTDPAPATTFAHLDATTNLERKLSEMGIYPAVDPLASTSRALSPEIVGPEHYAIATGVQRTIQRYRELQDIIAILGMDELSDEDKQTVERARRIQFFLSQNFHVAEQFTGQKGSYVPVKETVRSFKEILDGKWDHLPEDAFRLVGSIDEVVAKAKEMGVQV, from the coding sequence ATGAACAAAGGACACGTTCTTCAAGTAATGGGTCCAGTAGTAGACGTAAAGTTTGCTAATGGTCAATTACCAGACATTTATAACGCATTAACAGTTACAATTGAACGTCCTAACGAAGCACCGACTACTCTTGCATTAGAAGTAGCGCTTCACTTAGGTGACGATTCTGTTCGTACAATTGCCATGTCATCTACTGATGGTTTACAACGTGGAGCAGAAGTAACAAACTCAGGAGCACCAATCTCAGTACCAGTTGGTGAAGCTACATTAGGTCGCGTATTTAACGTACTTGGTGAAGTTATCGACTTAGGTGAAGAAATTCCTGCTGATGTTCGTCGTGATTCTATTCACCGCGAAGCTCCAACATTCGATCAATTATCAACTACTGTAGAAATCCTTGAAACAGGTATCAAAGTAGTAGACTTATTAGCACCATACATCAAAGGTGGTAAAATCGGTCTATTCGGTGGTGCCGGTGTAGGTAAAACAGTATTAATCCAAGAATTAATCAACAACATCGCACAAGAGCACGCAGGTATTTCTGTATTCGCGGGTGTAGGTGAGCGTACTCGTGAGGGTAACGACTTATTCTTCGAAATGACAGATTCAGGCGTAATCAAACAAACTGCGATGGTATTCGGTCAAATGAATGAGCCACCTGGAGCACGTATGCGCGTAGCTTTAACTGGTTTAACAATGGCTGAGTTCTTCCGTGATGAGCAAGGTGCAGACGTACTTTTATTCATCGACAACATTTTCCGTTTCACACAAGCAGGTTCTGAGGTTTCTGCCCTATTAGGTCGTATGCCTTCAGCGGTAGGTTACCAGCCAACACTTGCTACAGAAATGGGTAAATTACAAGAACGTATCACATCTACTACAAAAGGTTCTGTAACTTCGATCCAAGCGATTTATGTACCAGCCGATGACTATACTGACCCGGCTCCGGCTACAACTTTCGCCCACTTAGATGCAACAACTAACCTTGAGCGTAAATTATCTGAGATGGGTATCTATCCAGCGGTAGACCCACTAGCTTCGACTTCTCGTGCATTATCACCAGAAATCGTTGGACCAGAACACTATGCAATCGCAACTGGTGTTCAACGTACAATCCAACGTTACCGTGAGTTACAAGATATCATTGCTATCTTAGGTATGGATGAGTTATCTGATGAAGATAAACAAACTGTAGAACGTGCTCGTCGTATCCAGTTCTTCTTATCTCAAAACTTCCACGTAGCGGAGCAATTCACTGGTCAAAAAGGTTCTTATGTACCTGTTAAAGAAACTGTTCGTTCATTCAAGGAAATCCTTGATGGCAAATGGGATCACTTACCAGAAGATGCTTTCCGTCTAGTAGGTTCTATTGATGAAGTAGTAGCGAAAGCTAAAGAAATGGGCGTACAAGTCTAA
- a CDS encoding YwpF family protein, with protein sequence MKTFKMLAFDLLLNDEVKEISLIDGIIINQENSHKMWILELFTADTYYDFFQSFVTSGEVLDARAIISLPDNEPAPFAVVVHSITKVGDKISVLIKGRLKAQRKKYAELLLAQLLEDGLRNDELLEAFDQGMRNRPSLQKNNEEGGK encoded by the coding sequence GTGAAAACCTTTAAAATGCTTGCTTTTGATTTATTACTTAATGATGAAGTCAAAGAAATTTCTTTAATAGACGGTATTATTATCAATCAGGAAAATAGCCATAAAATGTGGATTTTAGAATTGTTTACTGCAGATACATATTACGATTTCTTTCAAAGCTTTGTTACTTCCGGTGAAGTGCTGGATGCGCGTGCCATTATCTCGCTGCCGGACAATGAGCCTGCCCCATTTGCCGTTGTTGTACATTCGATCACAAAAGTCGGAGATAAAATATCGGTCCTTATCAAAGGCCGCTTAAAAGCACAGCGTAAAAAGTATGCCGAGCTGTTATTGGCACAGCTGCTTGAAGATGGATTGAGAAATGATGAATTACTTGAGGCATTTGACCAAGGGATGCGCAATCGTCCTTCATTACAGAAAAATAATGAAGAGGGCGGAAAGTAG
- a CDS encoding F0F1 ATP synthase subunit epsilon, whose amino-acid sequence MKTVTVNIVTPDGSVYDSEVTMVIAKTTSGEIGVLAGHIPMVAPLTIGSVKLKKADGTTDVAAVSGGFIEVRPEKISILAPSAEVASSIDVARAKEALARAEGRLQKKQDDIDFQRAELSLKRAMNRINVHEGNI is encoded by the coding sequence ATGAAGACAGTTACAGTCAATATTGTCACTCCCGACGGCTCAGTATACGATTCAGAAGTAACGATGGTAATCGCTAAAACGACTTCAGGTGAAATTGGTGTCTTAGCTGGCCATATTCCTATGGTTGCTCCACTTACAATTGGTTCTGTGAAGCTTAAAAAAGCAGACGGCACTACAGATGTCGCAGCGGTTAGCGGTGGTTTCATTGAAGTTCGCCCTGAAAAAATCTCGATTTTAGCTCCTTCTGCAGAAGTTGCTTCTTCGATCGATGTTGCCCGTGCTAAAGAAGCTTTAGCCCGTGCTGAAGGTCGCCTTCAAAAGAAACAAGATGACATCGATTTCCAACGCGCGGAATTATCTTTAAAACGTGCGATGAATCGTATCAATGTTCATGAGGGTAATATCTAA
- a CDS encoding flagellar hook-basal body protein: MLRTMVSATNTLSQIQHQLDTISTNIANSNTTGYKAQQANFTEMLYQQFNNDELDRTVRDTPVGIRYGAGAQIGLIQSNQAQGSLQETNRDLDFALTKKNQYFNVLMQNDQGDVRTAYTRNGSFYVTQTQPGILSLVNSDGYQVADANGQPITFPDNVTGFTMDSDGSLVANYENGTPLKFQLGISELQKPNVMEKLQGGTYIGLPENLDALGFTQAQVLTDLQGANRQVGIQKGALEMSNVDVSKEMTNLIQAQRSYQFNTRAITIADQMLGLINGIR, from the coding sequence ATGTTACGTACAATGGTTAGTGCGACAAATACATTATCTCAAATACAGCATCAGTTGGACACAATCAGTACAAATATCGCAAACAGCAATACTACAGGCTATAAAGCACAGCAGGCAAATTTTACGGAAATGCTGTATCAGCAATTTAATAATGACGAATTAGACCGCACTGTCCGTGATACACCAGTAGGCATTCGTTACGGTGCCGGTGCACAGATCGGATTAATCCAATCCAATCAGGCACAAGGCTCATTGCAGGAAACAAACCGCGATTTAGACTTTGCCTTAACAAAAAAGAACCAATATTTTAATGTGTTAATGCAAAATGATCAAGGCGACGTGCGAACTGCATACACGCGTAACGGTAGCTTTTATGTAACACAGACTCAACCTGGCATCCTTTCACTCGTGAATAGTGACGGATATCAAGTAGCAGATGCAAATGGACAGCCAATTACATTCCCGGATAATGTAACAGGCTTTACGATGGATTCGGATGGTTCATTGGTGGCAAACTATGAAAATGGCACACCGCTAAAGTTCCAGCTTGGGATTTCTGAACTGCAAAAACCAAACGTAATGGAAAAACTGCAAGGCGGGACATATATTGGCTTGCCGGAAAATCTGGATGCACTTGGCTTCACGCAAGCGCAAGTACTGACAGATCTGCAAGGTGCCAATCGTCAAGTGGGCATTCAAAAAGGAGCACTTGAGATGTCGAATGTAGATGTATCTAAAGAGATGACAAATTTAATTCAAGCACAGCGTTCATATCAATTTAATACACGTGCGATTACAATTGCAGACCAAATGCTTGGGTTAATTAACGGTATTCGCTAA
- the spoIID gene encoding stage II sporulation protein D: MKKIIIFFIIGVLLFLVPFTLKSKKQTSIIEQTESTSCPLFIKVNNTDVPIEDYLIGVIAGEMPASFHMEALKAQAIASRTYVLKQTNYGKKPILTTTAHQVYNDQQLREEKWKTTFAENEEKITEAVKQTANQILTYNDELITAMFHASSFQYTESAENYSGNPIPYLTATTSPEQLNQEQTTYTFEEINKKLKQNFSKAQLQNAKLQRNDTNRIEQITINKKTWPGRELRTLLNLRSTNFTWEPSATGITIKTYGYGHGVGMSQHGANTMAQGGITAEDILSHYYPSTTIKSINYCKK, translated from the coding sequence ATGAAAAAAATTATCATTTTCTTTATCATTGGCGTCCTATTGTTTTTAGTCCCATTCACTTTAAAATCTAAGAAACAAACTTCCATTATTGAACAAACAGAATCTACTTCTTGTCCTTTATTTATTAAAGTGAATAATACTGATGTTCCAATTGAAGATTATTTAATTGGTGTAATTGCAGGGGAAATGCCGGCAAGTTTCCATATGGAAGCTTTAAAAGCTCAGGCGATTGCCTCCCGAACTTATGTATTGAAGCAGACCAATTACGGAAAAAAGCCGATTCTCACAACGACAGCCCACCAAGTTTACAATGATCAGCAATTACGAGAAGAAAAATGGAAAACTACTTTTGCCGAAAATGAAGAAAAAATAACAGAGGCCGTCAAACAAACCGCCAACCAAATTCTTACCTATAATGATGAACTGATTACAGCCATGTTTCATGCATCATCCTTTCAATATACCGAGTCCGCGGAAAACTACAGCGGAAATCCGATTCCCTACTTAACAGCAACCACTTCGCCTGAACAATTAAACCAAGAACAGACTACTTATACATTTGAAGAGATCAATAAAAAACTTAAACAGAATTTCTCGAAGGCTCAGCTTCAAAATGCAAAACTGCAGCGAAATGACACGAACCGCATCGAGCAAATTACGATCAACAAAAAAACATGGCCTGGCAGAGAACTGCGCACACTTTTAAACTTGCGCTCAACGAATTTCACATGGGAACCGTCAGCAACCGGTATAACGATTAAAACTTATGGATACGGGCATGGGGTAGGTATGAGCCAGCATGGGGCAAATACGATGGCACAGGGGGGAATAACGGCGGAAGATATCCTATCTCATTACTATCCATCGACTACAATAAAATCGATAAATTATTGTAAAAAATAA
- a CDS encoding rod shape-determining protein — translation MFSKDIGIDLGTANVLIHLKGKGIVLNEPSVVAIDKKTNKVLAVGEEARQMVGRTPGNIIAIRPLKDGVIADFDVTEAMLKHFINKLDVKGFLSKPRILICCPTNITSVEQKAIREAAEKSGGKKVYLEEEPKVAAIGAGMDIFQPSGNMVVDIGGGTTDVAVLSMGDIVTSESIKVAGDVFDNDILQYIKKEYKLLIGERTAENIKTTIGTVFPGGRDDTMEIRGRDMVTGLPRTIEINSEEIEHALRESVSMIVQAAKDVLEKTPPELSADIIDRGVILTGGGALLHGIDQLLIEELKVPVFVAENPMDCVAVGTGIMLDNIDRAVNK, via the coding sequence ATGTTTTCTAAAGATATTGGGATTGATTTAGGTACTGCAAATGTGCTGATTCATTTAAAGGGCAAAGGAATTGTTCTGAATGAGCCTTCTGTAGTAGCGATCGATAAAAAAACAAATAAAGTACTGGCAGTCGGTGAAGAGGCGCGTCAAATGGTGGGACGTACACCAGGTAATATTATCGCAATTCGTCCATTGAAAGATGGGGTAATTGCAGATTTCGATGTAACAGAAGCGATGTTAAAACATTTTATCAATAAATTGGACGTTAAAGGTTTCTTATCAAAGCCGCGTATTTTAATCTGCTGTCCGACAAATATTACTTCGGTTGAGCAAAAAGCAATTCGTGAAGCAGCTGAAAAATCAGGCGGTAAAAAAGTTTATTTAGAAGAAGAGCCAAAAGTGGCAGCAATCGGCGCAGGTATGGATATTTTCCAGCCAAGCGGTAATATGGTCGTTGATATCGGTGGAGGTACAACGGATGTTGCAGTATTATCGATGGGTGATATCGTAACGAGCGAATCGATTAAAGTTGCCGGAGATGTATTCGATAATGATATATTGCAATACATAAAGAAAGAATACAAGCTGTTGATCGGCGAACGTACAGCAGAAAATATTAAAACAACAATCGGTACAGTATTCCCTGGTGGACGCGATGATACGATGGAAATCCGCGGTCGTGATATGGTTACGGGATTACCGAGAACAATTGAAATCAATTCAGAAGAGATTGAGCATGCATTGCGTGAATCGGTTAGTATGATTGTACAGGCAGCAAAAGATGTCCTGGAAAAAACGCCACCTGAATTATCGGCCGACATTATCGATCGGGGCGTTATTTTAACAGGCGGCGGCGCATTACTTCATGGCATCGATCAGCTGTTAATCGAAGAGCTGAAAGTACCTGTATTTGTTGCAGAAAACCCAATGGACTGTGTGGCAGTTGGGACTGGAATTATGCTGGACAATATCGATCGCGCGGTAAATAAATAA
- a CDS encoding DUF1146 family protein, protein MDLYVEAGQQAIVNVLAYIIFIGIALYALQGLRIEQLFKKGKTFQIQLFYILTSIVIGSIVADFFLNFLRWSQTIPYIFS, encoded by the coding sequence ATGGATTTATATGTCGAGGCTGGCCAACAAGCAATCGTTAATGTATTAGCATATATTATATTTATAGGAATTGCCCTTTATGCATTACAAGGACTAAGAATCGAACAATTATTTAAAAAAGGGAAAACTTTTCAAATTCAGCTCTTTTATATTTTGACGAGTATTGTTATTGGTTCAATTGTAGCGGATTTCTTTTTAAACTTTTTAAGATGGTCGCAAACGATTCCCTATATTTTTAGTTAG
- a CDS encoding sporulation transcriptional regulator SpoIIID has translation MHEHIRQRCVRLGELLVETGETVRALAKMTGFSKSTVHKDLTERLKQVNEPLALQVQQVLTYNKSIRHLRGGEATRKKWITKQQEKSI, from the coding sequence GTGCACGAACATATTCGGCAACGCTGCGTTCGTTTGGGTGAACTGTTGGTAGAGACAGGTGAAACCGTGCGTGCACTCGCGAAAATGACGGGATTCTCTAAAAGTACTGTACACAAAGATTTGACAGAGCGGCTAAAACAAGTGAATGAACCACTTGCGCTACAAGTACAACAAGTTTTAACCTATAACAAATCGATTCGCCATTTACGCGGTGGTGAAGCAACACGTAAAAAGTGGATTACAAAGCAACAAGAAAAAAGCATTTAG
- a CDS encoding DNA-directed RNA polymerase subunit beta, giving the protein MTNELETQTEQNEPAAKKTRRRVKNVSEQTTDQPVGKVRLRLIPIWLRIIIVILLFLVAVVVGLVIGYSVLGDGAASDVLKWETWQHLLDIINGKE; this is encoded by the coding sequence ATGACGAATGAGTTAGAAACACAGACGGAGCAAAATGAGCCTGCAGCCAAAAAGACGAGACGTCGCGTAAAGAATGTTTCGGAGCAGACGACAGATCAGCCTGTCGGTAAGGTCCGGCTTCGACTGATTCCTATCTGGCTACGAATCATAATCGTAATTCTATTATTTTTAGTAGCGGTAGTTGTAGGACTCGTTATTGGTTACAGCGTTTTAGGGGACGGCGCAGCATCCGATGTTTTAAAGTGGGAAACATGGCAGCATCTTCTCGATATTATAAATGGTAAGGAGTAG
- a CDS encoding M23 family metallopeptidase: protein MREVKQKPSQKPVMQRRWFWPAVYGGMAVMIVAVIFSFNALYESQNEQELMEEVSAPADQSIVPTTATVTESLKYPFKEEYLNEVTILQDFYDVSKDEATRENSLLVFNQVFTTSTGVSIAINSEPFEVVAAMSGEVTEVKMDAFTGNSITITHPNGMQTRYNSVADILVKQGDQVTQGDQLATSQENEWNPNIGVHLHFEVMEDGVLVDPNKYLSF from the coding sequence ATGAGAGAAGTTAAACAAAAGCCTTCTCAGAAACCAGTTATGCAAAGACGGTGGTTTTGGCCGGCTGTATACGGTGGTATGGCAGTAATGATTGTGGCAGTTATTTTTAGTTTTAATGCATTGTACGAAAGTCAGAACGAGCAGGAATTGATGGAAGAAGTTTCTGCACCGGCCGATCAGTCGATTGTTCCAACAACAGCGACTGTTACGGAATCTTTGAAGTATCCATTCAAAGAAGAATACTTAAATGAAGTAACGATTTTACAGGATTTTTATGACGTATCAAAAGATGAAGCGACACGAGAAAACTCATTACTTGTATTTAATCAAGTGTTCACGACATCTACAGGCGTCTCTATCGCAATTAACAGCGAGCCTTTTGAAGTTGTTGCTGCAATGAGCGGTGAAGTGACAGAAGTAAAAATGGATGCATTTACAGGTAACAGCATTACAATTACACATCCAAATGGTATGCAAACACGTTATAACTCCGTGGCAGATATTCTTGTAAAACAAGGTGATCAAGTTACACAAGGCGATCAGCTAGCTACTTCACAAGAAAATGAATGGAATCCAAACATTGGCGTTCATTTACACTTTGAAGTAATGGAAGATGGTGTACTGGTGGATCCGAACAAATATTTATCCTTTTGA
- a CDS encoding flagellar hook-basal body protein translates to MFKGFYTVATGMVAQQRKTEILTNNMANANTPGFKSDQTTIRSFPDMLMSAVNSTSIPTENGFTVKNLNPVGAVNAGVYLQETMPNQAQGQIYSTGLNTDIALINSSMPTDETSGNSGQIFFRLENESGTESYTRNGNFTLDGQGNLVNPQGLFVLDANGERLQFDNDNIRISSDGAIFDGNDVQIGTLGVAFSENPDVLVKRDNGLFNTLDGADLPSAYGQANVQFSMQQQYLEGSNVDASRAMTDLLTAYRAFEANQKVLQAYDKSMEKAVNEIGRVN, encoded by the coding sequence GTGTTTAAAGGTTTTTATACAGTAGCTACAGGAATGGTTGCACAACAACGTAAAACTGAAATTTTAACGAATAATATGGCCAATGCCAATACACCTGGTTTTAAATCAGATCAAACGACAATTCGTTCTTTTCCGGATATGTTGATGTCGGCAGTGAATTCGACATCAATTCCGACTGAAAACGGGTTTACAGTAAAGAATCTTAATCCGGTTGGTGCAGTGAATGCGGGGGTTTATTTACAGGAAACAATGCCAAACCAAGCGCAAGGTCAGATTTATTCAACCGGCTTAAATACAGATATTGCACTGATCAATAGTTCGATGCCTACTGACGAAACATCGGGAAATTCAGGCCAGATTTTCTTCCGCTTAGAAAATGAATCCGGAACAGAGAGCTATACACGTAACGGGAATTTCACGCTGGACGGGCAGGGGAACTTAGTAAATCCTCAAGGATTATTCGTATTGGATGCGAACGGGGAACGTCTGCAATTTGATAACGACAATATTCGCATCAGTTCGGACGGGGCGATTTTTGACGGGAATGATGTGCAGATCGGAACATTGGGTGTCGCATTTTCCGAAAACCCGGACGTACTTGTAAAGCGTGATAATGGATTATTTAATACATTGGATGGTGCCGATCTACCGTCAGCCTATGGACAGGCAAATGTACAGTTTTCGATGCAGCAGCAATATTTAGAAGGCTCCAACGTCGATGCCTCTAGAGCAATGACAGATCTATTAACTGCATACCGCGCATTTGAAGCAAACCAAAAAGTGCTGCAGGCTTACGATAAGAGCATGGAAAAAGCAGTGAATGAAATTGGACGAGTTAATTAA
- the fabZ gene encoding 3-hydroxyacyl-ACP dehydratase FabZ produces the protein MLNAEQIQNILPHRYPFLLVDRILEIEEGKRALGLKNVSINEEFFNGHFPGYPVMPGVLIVEALAQVGGVALLNAPEYKGRLVFLTGIDSCRFKRQVVPGDQLKLEVEFLKLRGQMGKGRGTATVDGELVCECEILFAIGPVQPK, from the coding sequence ATGTTAAACGCAGAGCAAATTCAAAATATATTACCACATCGCTATCCATTTCTATTAGTTGATCGCATTCTTGAAATCGAAGAAGGAAAGCGCGCACTTGGATTGAAAAATGTATCGATCAACGAAGAATTCTTTAATGGACATTTCCCTGGCTATCCAGTAATGCCGGGAGTCCTCATTGTCGAGGCACTTGCGCAAGTTGGCGGTGTTGCATTATTAAATGCACCTGAATATAAAGGACGTCTAGTATTTTTAACAGGGATTGATAGTTGCCGTTTCAAGCGTCAAGTCGTACCGGGTGATCAGTTGAAGCTTGAAGTGGAATTTTTGAAATTGCGCGGACAAATGGGGAAAGGCCGCGGTACTGCAACAGTAGATGGCGAGCTAGTTTGTGAATGCGAGATTTTATTTGCAATTGGTCCTGTTCAGCCAAAATAA
- a CDS encoding nuclease-related domain-containing protein, whose translation MQKSKHHLYIEVLAKRILSDDMEASAIQQEFQRLEAGFFGENRLKQALSDFYFKTDHHIFYNFECMNDNGFSHQIDAILVTPLFIVIFEVKLLSGVLFYKSAQHEFYRIHNEKRENFRNPLDQVYRHQLFLEQYLRKWQITIPVYFAVVIANQHAILDESLEKFPIFHISGVPNFIENLYRNPANSNANMSLIVAKLNRLYQALPPRRSISLDRLKKGVLCRQCDYENVMNYHYGTFTCVVCGAKSRDVLFETLDHYRILISGKITNKQFREFFGIHSLQSASKILVRLGLKRHGTKKGTYYIIPEDISEWKRKRLR comes from the coding sequence ATGCAGAAGTCGAAGCATCATCTTTATATAGAAGTATTAGCTAAAAGGATTTTGTCTGATGATATGGAAGCTAGTGCAATCCAGCAAGAGTTTCAACGCTTGGAGGCTGGATTTTTCGGTGAAAACAGATTGAAGCAAGCTCTATCCGATTTTTACTTCAAAACTGATCATCATATCTTCTACAATTTTGAGTGCATGAATGATAATGGCTTTTCCCATCAGATAGACGCTATTTTAGTGACACCTTTATTTATCGTAATTTTTGAAGTAAAACTGCTGTCCGGTGTTTTATTTTATAAATCCGCGCAGCATGAATTTTATCGCATCCACAACGAAAAACGTGAAAACTTCCGCAACCCCCTTGATCAGGTTTACCGGCATCAGCTATTTTTGGAACAATATTTGCGAAAATGGCAGATCACTATCCCAGTGTATTTTGCCGTTGTAATCGCAAACCAGCACGCTATTTTAGATGAATCATTGGAGAAGTTTCCGATTTTTCACATTAGCGGCGTCCCAAACTTTATTGAAAACCTATACCGTAATCCTGCAAATTCCAATGCAAATATGAGTCTGATCGTTGCTAAACTGAATCGACTTTATCAGGCCCTACCCCCTCGACGCTCCATTAGTTTGGACAGATTAAAGAAAGGCGTTCTTTGTAGACAGTGTGATTATGAAAACGTTATGAATTATCATTACGGAACGTTTACATGCGTTGTTTGTGGGGCTAAAAGTCGGGATGTTCTTTTCGAAACATTAGACCATTATCGGATTTTAATTAGCGGCAAAATTACCAATAAACAATTCCGTGAGTTCTTTGGAATCCACAGTTTACAATCTGCTTCTAAAATTTTAGTGCGACTCGGTTTGAAGCGCCATGGTACGAAAAAAGGGACGTATTATATTATTCCTGAAGATATTTCTGAGTGGAAAAGAAAACGCTTGCGATAA